A stretch of Cytophagales bacterium DNA encodes these proteins:
- a CDS encoding helix-turn-helix transcriptional regulator has product MSKNLGSLEESVLLLVAVMQGQAYGYVLSEEYHKHFGNRISISAIHTVLKRLEEKGLIHSEMGGATTERGGRRKRIFKVTNSGTETLEDLQSRRMKLWGMLGQS; this is encoded by the coding sequence ATGTCAAAGAATCTGGGCTCACTGGAAGAATCAGTGTTGTTGTTAGTGGCGGTAATGCAGGGGCAGGCCTACGGTTATGTGCTGTCGGAGGAATACCACAAGCACTTTGGGAATAGAATTTCGATCAGCGCCATACATACGGTCCTGAAGCGATTAGAAGAAAAGGGTCTCATCCATTCAGAAATGGGAGGCGCAACAACGGAACGTGGCGGCCGTCGCAAACGGATTTTTAAGGTGACCAACTCGGGAACTGAAACGTTGGAAGATCTACAATCACGAAGGATGAAACTCTGGGGTATGTTGGGCCAATCATGA